The segment GTCTCACGCAGGTACGAGGGGGAGTTCGTGCAGGGCAAGTTCTGCGGCGTCGGCGTCTTCACCCGCTACGACAACATGACCTTCGAGGGCGAGTTCAAAGGCGGGCGCGTGGACGGCTTCGGTGAGTGCCCGGTGCCCCCGGGGGGGGTCTCGCCGGCGCTGGGCGCGCAGCCGGTGCCTTGTGCCCGCCCCGGCTCAGCACGTCCCGCTcgcccctgcccctgctgtcCTGCCCTCCTGGTGTCTCCCGCCGCGTCTGCCCAGGCCCGGTCCCCGTGTCCGCTGCTCCCGACCCCGTGACTCCcgtcccttccctccccagggctcctgACGTTCCCCGACGGCTCCCACGGGGTGCCCCGCAACGAGGGCTTCTTCGAGAACAACAAGCTGCTGCGGCGGGAGAAGTGCCAGGCGGTGATCCAGAGAGCGCAGAGCGCCTCCAAGTCTGCCCACAACCTCACGGCCTGACGCTGTCCTGGCCCCTgcacctccctccccctgcGGCGGGGCCCTGCCGGGCACCGGCTGGCCCCACACGGCACCGTGGCACTGCCAGCCACCCCCTCGGCAGGGCCAGGGGTCCCCCTGCCACGCCGGGCAGGCCCCTCTGCCAAAACCCTGCTGGTGGGAGAACGGAccctgctgccccccacccAAGTGCCCCAGGGCGGCTGTGAGGCCGCCGTGGTGCCTTCTCCCTCTGCCCACTGCCCTGGTTCTCCCCAGAGCCCCCGCTCTGCCCCCggctccagcagagcagccgccagcagggctgggggaggcatGGTCGGGGCTGCCACCATGCCACGGGGAGCCGAGCGGGTACCtaggggctggggctggctcctggcCCCGTTGCCTAGCGTGCCTGTGGTGGCGGGCAGCAGGCCGGACCATGTGCCTGCGGAGGGGGCCGCTTTTCCAGCCCTGGTCCCCTGGCAGGGTGGCACCCTGTGGCCTGTGCCCTCGGCGCTGGGTGACTGCCGTCGGGGCAGTCGGGGCTCGGCCTGCTCCTTGCCTTGGGGACATCCCCGCCAAAGGGGACCAGGAGCTGCCTGGCCTGACCTGTCCACGCTGTGTCCCAGGGGAGCTGGGTGAGGACGGCAGCGATGGCGAGCAAGCGGGCTTGGCCAGAGCCAGGGCAAGGGGCCAGGACAGGGCGGGGGgggtgccagggctgcagcagggggtCCGGGCTGGGTGGGCAGGGATAGGGGCACGGCAGGGGCACGGGCAGGGTGCACACAGCTCCCCGCCTCGCTCCCCTTGTGCGTCCCTCATCTGTCCCCACGGGTGCTTGCCTTCACCCCTGGCACGGTCTGGCTCGCAGGGGCACGGGGGCCTGGCATCCCTCCCCGCCCGGCCGAGCCCTCCCTGCCGGTCTGTGCCCACACCAGTCCCGTGCCTTGCTGCGCCCCTGCCTTGTGCTGCCGCCTGCACGGGCCTCAGCTGAGTAAACCACGTTGCCAAACGCCCGGGCTGCGTCCTGTTTGCTGGGGAGCAGGCGGGAGGCTGCTTGCATGGGCACAAACGCAGACGCGGGGCAGAGTCAGCGGGTTTATTTGCGGTGCTCTGGAGGGCGGCTGGGCCAGCGTGGGCTTCCGCACCTCGGGACCACCCGGCCCACGCCGGGCTGCAGGCCCCCTTCCCTGCAGTGCCCCAGGCAGGCACCCACATGGATGAGGGGCACCCCGCTGGAGCCCGGGGGGGTTGTCCTGGGGTCTGGCGGGGCTGGGTGCATGCCCAGGGACACGAGGGTGGCCGCAGGGCGCTGAGCTTTCCCTCCACCAGCCCTGTCCAGCAGGAAGGGGCGAGATGGCTGGCTTTCTCCTGGCCGTGACCCCGCTGTCCCCCGCACGTCCCCAGCTCCCGGTGGTCCCTGGCTTCCCAGTACaggaaggggcagggggaggcggCGCTGCCTGTGCTGCGGGGCCATGTCCTGGGTGCTCACAACCAGCCGTTGGTGCTGAAGGCGCCCCTCAGTTCCTCCACCTGGGCTGGGCTCAGCGGGGCCAGGGGCGCGCGGCAGGGCCCCCCGTAGTACCCGAACCACTCCATGGCCTTCTTCAGCCCCGGGATCCCGAACCGGCGGGTGACCTGCGGGAAGGAGGGCACAGCGATCCACCGCCGCCCCGGCACAGGGCCACGGGCTGAGGAGGGTCCCCACACGGGCGGCATCCCTGCAGGACACCAGGAGCCATCCCACGGTGGGACGAGGCCCCCGGGAAGGCGCAGCTCTTCCCTCCATCACCGCCTATAAATACCCTGCAGGTCTCACGCTGGGGCTGGACGGGTGCCCGGTGCCGGGGCACGCGCTGTTCCTGGCACGAGAGGGCTGGCATTTCCCACCCTGCCGCCTCCAGCCCGGGCTTGGCTCCCCATCCAGGCACTGCACTGCCCACCcaggctgccccacagcccccagggaCCCTCATCCtcaccacccccagccccgcggggcccGTCACCCCCACCCCGCAGCCGCGGGGGTTGCTGCCCGCTCACCGCCGCGTTGGGCTCGATGAGCCGGTGCTGCAGGTCGCGGGCCTCCCGCCAGGAGCCCTGGCGGCACAGGCGCTCCAGCTGGCACAGCGGGGCCCCCAGGACGTTGGCGAGGGCGCAGACTCCCCCCGAGGCACCTGGGGACGTGGGGGCACGTTGGCAGCGAGCTCCTGGGCATCGCTGCCCCTGGCCTCGCTGCAGTCTCCCCGCTGGCGCTCCGagcccccaggggagcagcagcacctaCCCACGGCGTAGCTCGCCAAAAGGAAGCCGGCTGATCCTGCCAGCACCTGGAAATCCTCCTGCCGCGTCTTGTGGACGATGAGACCCATGCGGGTGATCTGGGGAGAGAGGTGTGCCTGGGGGTGCGCATCACCCCGTCCCCACCGTGGGGCCCTGGGGGTGGCTCAGGGAAGGGCAGTGACACCCTGTTCCGAGCTCGGGGACGGGTTTGGGGCCAGCCCCGGGTTCCCCTGGCAAGCCCTGCCTCGCTCACATCCCCGCCGCTGTCCTTGATGCCGATGACATTGGGGTGCTGAGCCAGGGTGAGGACAGCCTCCAGCGGCAGCTCCAGGCCGGTGTTGGCAGGGACGCTGTAGAGCACCACGGGGATGGGGGACGCCTCGGCCACCTGCGGGCAGCCAGCCAGAGCTGcgggtgggatggggacacgggggacgtgtccccagccccgctgccccagCCAGAGCCGCGTGTGGGCAGCAGGCACGGCTCACCTCCGTGTAGTGCCGCACCAGGGCGGCAGCGCTCATGGCTCCCCGGTAGTAGCAGGGCGTCACCACCAGCGCCGCGTCGGCCCCAGCCTCTGCCATGCTGACCGTCAGCTCCACGGTGGCCTGGGtggctggggaggtggcagagcGGTGAGGGATGTCCCGGGGGGACGCAGCCCCCCGTGCTCCCCAGACTCACATTCGCAGCCGGAGCCCGCCAGCAGCAGGCGGTCCCGGGGAAGCGCGCGGCGCACgcagctcagcacctccagccGCTCGCGGGGTGCCAGGTACGGGTACTCCCCGCTggagcccagcaccaccagccctgAAACGCAAGGCAGGTACCCGAGGGGCTGCCCgccagccagcacagcccagctgggggcagagcaCCCCCGGGAGGGCGGCAGGATGCCTGCCCACCGCCACAAAGCGGGCAGGGGTCTGCACAgagagcggggccgggggcagcgctCACCTCGGAAGGGGATGCTGGCGTAGCGGCGCAGGTTGGCCTCCAGCTGGGCATAGTCCACCTCCTGCAGGGCCGAGAACGGGGTGGCGAGGGGTGGGAAGATGCCCCCGAGGTCGAGCGTGGGCTCCAGGCCAGg is part of the Oxyura jamaicensis isolate SHBP4307 breed ruddy duck chromosome 6 unlocalized genomic scaffold, BPBGC_Ojam_1.0 oxy6_random_OJ72227, whole genome shotgun sequence genome and harbors:
- the MORN4 gene encoding MORN repeat-containing protein 4, which translates into the protein MTLTKGSFTYSSGEEYRGEWKEGRRHGTGQLTFADGSAYVGHFENGLFHGCGVLSFADGSRYEGEFVQGKFCGVGVFTRYDNMTFEGEFKGGRVDGFGLLTFPDGSHGVPRNEGFFENNKLLRREKCQAVIQRAQSASKSAHNLTA
- the HOGA1 gene encoding 4-hydroxy-2-oxoglutarate aldolase, mitochondrial isoform X2, encoding MALSTRLASRLRPALAALCRAVPGQRRGLSTPPGLEPTLDLGGIFPPLATPFSALQEVDYAQLEANLRRYASIPFRGLVVLGSSGEYPYLAPRERLEVLSCVRRALPRDRLLLAGSGCESTQATVELTVSMAEAGADAALVVTPCYYRGAMSAAALVRHYTEVAEASPIPVVLYSVPANTGLELPLEAVLTLAQHPNVIGIKDSGGDITRMGLIVHKTRQEDFQVLAGSAGFLLASYAVGASGGVCALANVLGAPLCQLERLCRQGSWREARDLQHRLIEPNAAVTRRFGIPGLKKAMEWFGYYGGPCRAPLAPLSPAQVEELRGAFSTNGWL
- the HOGA1 gene encoding 4-hydroxy-2-oxoglutarate aldolase, mitochondrial isoform X1 yields the protein MALSTRLASRLRPALAALCRAVPGQRRGLSTPPGLEPTLDLGGIFPPLATPFSALQEVDYAQLEANLRRYASIPFRGLVVLGSSGEYPYLAPRERLEVLSCVRRALPRDRLLLAGSGCESTQATVELTVSMAEAGADAALVVTPCYYRGAMSAAALVRHYTEVAEASPIPVVLYSVPANTGLELPLEAVLTLAQHPNVIGIKDSGGDVSEAGLARGTRGWPQTRPRATPRAPRWGRGDAHPQAHLSPQITRMGLIVHKTRQEDFQVLAGSAGFLLASYAVGASGGVCALANVLGAPLCQLERLCRQGSWREARDLQHRLIEPNAAVTRRFGIPGLKKAMEWFGYYGGPCRAPLAPLSPAQVEELRGAFSTNGWL